Proteins encoded together in one Sylvia atricapilla isolate bSylAtr1 chromosome 2, bSylAtr1.pri, whole genome shotgun sequence window:
- the GSTK1 gene encoding glutathione S-transferase kappa 1, with protein sequence MGRTLVELYYDVISPYSWLAFEVLCRYRHIWNIDLRFRPAFLGGIMQQTGNKPPAMLPKRGEYMLKDMKRMAKYYQVPVHMSTDDFQRIVGTSSLTAMRFITAMDMTNPQYLEPLSREFWMRFWSQHEDITQPENILTVARQAGLSAELSQKTLEMISSSTVKDRLKETTAEAVKHGAFGMPAVVAHYDGKPHLFFGSDRLELLGSVIGEKWLGPVPSPKL encoded by the exons ATGGGCCGCACGCTCGTGGAGCTGTATTACGATGTGATCTCCCCGTACTCATGGCTGGCGTTTGAG GTTCTCTGCCGGTACCGGCACATCTGGAACATCGACCTGCGCTTCCGTCCAGCGTTCCTTGGTGGCATAATGCAACAAACCG GTAACAAGCCACCAGCAATGTTACCAAAGCGAGGTGAATACATGCTGAAGGATATGAAAAGGATGGCAAAATACTACCAGGTGCCTGTACACATGTCCACAGATGACTTCCAGCGTATCGTTGGCACAA GCAGTCTGACGGCCATGCGCTTTATCACAGCCATGGACATGACAAACCCACAGTACCTGGAACCCTTGTCTAGGGAGTTCTGGATGCGCTTTTGGTCACAG CATGAAGATATCACTCAGCCAGAGAACATATTGACT GTTGCCCGACAGGCTGGGCTCTCAGCAGAACTCTCCCAGAAGACACTTGAAATGATTTCGTCCTCTACAGTGAAGGACCGACTGAAAGAGACAACAGCTGAAGCAGTGAAACATGGG GCATTTGGGATGCCTGCTGTTGTGGCACATTACGATGGAAAACCTCATCTGTTTTTTGGCTCTGATCGTTTAGAGCTACTAGGCAGCGTTATAG GTGAAAAATGGCTGGGACCAGTTCCAAGCCCCAAGCTGTGA